A window from Pseudomonas sp. MRSN 12121 encodes these proteins:
- a CDS encoding putative 2-aminoethylphosphonate ABC transporter permease subunit, whose translation MAAELTLPLPAKRARQATRAEIGDRLFVLGGKLVLLVLLGLAVLLPLLAIFWRGFSGEAGQGGGLAAARELVTSANFHWLLGNSLKVSLSVAAIVVPLAYLFAYALQRTLIPGKAIWRGMSLLPLMAPSMLPGIALVYLFGNQGLLRGLLSDNIYGFWGIVLGEVIYTFPHALMILLSALSLADARLFDAASSMGASPAKAFRSITWPATRQAVFAAFCLVFTLTITDFGVPVVVGGDYQVLALEAYKAVVGQQQFGRGALIGMVLLLPALFSFGVDAWLRRRHGDAMSGRAQVFQPAPCRLRDGCYLAIVLLICAALLLVFGMAVFSSLVKFWPYNLSLSLNHYQFNDTAGGGWLAYRNSLTMALCTALIGSVLIFTGAYLMEKTHTQRGLNLALRMLSFVPMAVPGLVLGLGYVFFFNLGGNPLHVFYGSMTLLVVCTIAHYLTTAQMTATTALRQLDAEFEAAALSLKAPLYRHYLKVTVPICLPALLDIVRYLFVSAMTTVSAAIFLYSPDTILAAVAVLNMDDAGNVGGAAAMSTLILFTSAGVSLLLAWAARGLLRRSQAWRQTAPGH comes from the coding sequence ATGGCTGCCGAACTGACCCTGCCGCTACCCGCCAAGCGGGCGCGCCAGGCTACCCGCGCCGAGATTGGCGACCGTCTCTTCGTGCTCGGCGGCAAGCTGGTGCTGCTCGTGCTGCTGGGGCTGGCGGTGCTGCTGCCGTTGCTGGCGATCTTCTGGCGCGGCTTCAGTGGCGAAGCCGGGCAGGGCGGTGGCCTGGCCGCCGCCCGCGAGCTGGTGACCAGCGCCAACTTCCACTGGCTGTTGGGCAACAGCCTGAAAGTCTCCCTCAGCGTGGCCGCCATCGTGGTGCCGCTGGCCTACCTGTTCGCCTATGCCCTGCAACGCACGCTGATTCCCGGCAAGGCGATCTGGCGCGGCATGTCCCTGTTGCCGCTGATGGCGCCGTCGATGCTGCCGGGGATCGCCCTGGTCTATCTGTTCGGTAACCAGGGCCTGCTGCGCGGGCTGCTCTCGGACAATATCTACGGCTTCTGGGGCATCGTCCTCGGCGAGGTGATCTACACCTTTCCCCACGCCTTGATGATCCTGCTGTCGGCCCTGTCCCTGGCCGATGCGCGGCTGTTCGACGCCGCGTCGAGCATGGGCGCCAGCCCGGCCAAGGCGTTTCGCAGCATTACCTGGCCGGCTACCCGGCAGGCGGTGTTCGCCGCGTTCTGCCTGGTGTTCACCCTGACCATCACCGATTTCGGCGTGCCGGTGGTGGTCGGTGGCGACTACCAGGTGCTGGCGCTGGAAGCCTACAAGGCGGTGGTCGGCCAGCAGCAGTTCGGGCGCGGCGCGTTGATCGGCATGGTGCTGTTGCTGCCGGCGCTGTTCAGCTTCGGGGTCGACGCCTGGCTGCGTCGCCGCCACGGCGACGCCATGAGCGGCCGGGCCCAGGTGTTCCAGCCGGCGCCTTGCCGGCTACGGGACGGTTGCTACCTGGCGATCGTGCTGCTGATCTGCGCCGCGCTGCTGCTGGTGTTCGGCATGGCGGTGTTCTCGTCGCTGGTGAAGTTCTGGCCCTACAACCTGTCGCTGTCGCTCAACCACTACCAGTTCAACGACACCGCCGGCGGTGGCTGGCTGGCCTATCGCAACAGCCTGACCATGGCCCTGTGCACGGCGCTGATCGGCAGCGTGCTGATCTTCACCGGCGCCTACCTGATGGAGAAGACCCACACCCAGCGTGGCCTCAACCTGGCGTTGCGCATGCTCAGCTTCGTGCCGATGGCGGTGCCGGGCCTGGTGCTGGGCCTGGGTTATGTCTTTTTCTTCAACCTGGGCGGCAATCCGCTGCATGTGTTCTACGGCAGCATGACCCTGCTGGTGGTGTGCACCATCGCTCACTACCTGACCACCGCGCAGATGACCGCCACCACCGCGCTGCGCCAGCTCGACGCCGAGTTCGAGGCCGCCGCGCTGTCGCTCAAGGCGCCGCTGTACCGCCATTACCTGAAGGTCACGGTGCCGATCTGCCTGCCGGCGCTGCTGGACATCGTGCGTTACCTGTTCGTCTCGGCAATGACCACCGTCTCGGCGGCGATCTTCCTCTACAGCCCCGACACCATCCTCGCGGC
- a CDS encoding putative 2-aminoethylphosphonate ABC transporter ATP-binding protein, whose translation MNHPIATALSNPGAPMKVRGMQKRFGAFTALDNVSLDVAAGELVCLLGPSGCGKTTLLRCIAGLERQDQGELFLGDRDVSHLAPQARDYGILFQSYALFPNLSVEANIAYGLAGSGRDEVRRRVAQMLELVGLSGSEKKYPGQLSGGQQQRVALARALAPAPSLLLLDEPMSALDARVREHLCTELRQLQRRLGITTLMVTHNQDEAMLMADRIAVMNNGKVEQYATPQEIYDRPATPFVAEFVGQGNWLPFRRSSDSHAQVGGMNVRLAADSGKAASGRLFCRPEAISVNPPVHEENLFPAKVREITFLGNRCRMSFELNELPGHPLLAELAPEAMPRLGAQDIWVALPPRSLQVFT comes from the coding sequence ATGAACCACCCGATCGCAACCGCCCTGAGCAACCCCGGTGCCCCCATGAAGGTGCGCGGGATGCAGAAACGCTTCGGCGCTTTCACCGCCCTGGATAACGTCTCCCTGGATGTCGCGGCCGGCGAACTGGTGTGCCTGCTCGGCCCGTCGGGCTGTGGCAAGACCACCTTGCTGCGCTGTATCGCCGGCCTCGAGCGCCAGGACCAGGGCGAATTGTTCCTGGGCGATCGCGACGTCTCGCACCTGGCGCCCCAGGCCCGCGACTACGGCATCCTGTTTCAGTCCTATGCGCTGTTTCCCAACCTCAGCGTCGAGGCCAACATCGCCTATGGCCTGGCCGGCAGCGGCCGCGACGAAGTGCGCCGGCGCGTGGCGCAGATGCTGGAGCTGGTGGGTCTTTCCGGCAGCGAAAAGAAATACCCCGGCCAGCTCTCGGGCGGCCAGCAGCAGCGGGTCGCCCTGGCGCGGGCCCTGGCCCCGGCGCCTTCGTTGCTGCTGCTGGACGAACCGATGTCGGCGCTGGACGCCCGGGTGCGCGAGCACCTGTGTACCGAGCTGCGCCAGCTGCAACGGCGCCTGGGCATCACCACCTTGATGGTCACGCACAACCAGGACGAGGCCATGCTGATGGCCGACCGGATCGCGGTGATGAACAACGGCAAGGTTGAGCAGTACGCCACGCCCCAGGAAATCTACGATCGCCCGGCCACTCCCTTCGTCGCCGAGTTCGTCGGCCAGGGCAACTGGCTGCCGTTCCGTCGCAGCAGCGACAGCCATGCCCAGGTCGGCGGGATGAACGTGCGGCTGGCGGCCGATTCCGGCAAGGCCGCCTCGGGCCGCCTGTTCTGCCGCCCGGAAGCGATCAGCGTCAACCCGCCGGTGCACGAGGAAAACCTGTTCCCGGCCAAGGTCCGGGAAATCACCTTCCTCGGCAACCGCTGCCGCATGAGCTTCGAGCTCAACGAACTGCCTGGCCATCCGTTGCTGGCCGAACTGGCCCCGGAAGCCATGCCGCGCCTCGGCGCCCAGGACATCTGGGTAGCGCTGCCGCCGCGCAGCCTGCAGGTGTTTACCTGA
- a CDS encoding LysR family transcriptional regulator: MLSAELKAFYMVARLGSITQAAKKLGLSQPTVTTQIRHLESQYAVELFYRGGRRLSVSEEGARLLPMVKALLQQEADIEFFLRNSGQVQGTLRIAATAPYYILDLVKTFRERLPQVEVSVEIGNSQQVLESLEEYRVDIAASSQLLEDSRLIRRVLGSDPLVLAVHRNHPLAALDHVPLNALAGHTLLMREPGSTTRRLTEELLGSARVNFGPLLEIGSRESIREAVLRNIGISIIARQEVPHDPQLRVLTIENAPQIAEYLYCLKERKGARLPAAFLGLAQEMAPA, translated from the coding sequence GTGCTGAGTGCCGAGCTGAAGGCGTTTTACATGGTGGCCCGCCTGGGCAGCATTACCCAGGCGGCCAAGAAGCTCGGCCTGAGCCAGCCCACGGTGACCACCCAGATCCGCCATCTGGAAAGCCAGTACGCGGTCGAGCTGTTCTACCGCGGCGGCCGGCGCCTCAGTGTCAGCGAGGAGGGCGCCCGGCTGCTGCCGATGGTCAAGGCGTTGTTGCAGCAAGAAGCCGATATCGAGTTTTTCCTGCGTAACAGCGGCCAGGTGCAAGGCACCCTGCGGATCGCCGCCACCGCGCCGTATTACATCCTCGACCTGGTGAAGACCTTCCGTGAGCGCCTGCCCCAAGTCGAGGTCTCGGTGGAAATCGGCAACTCGCAGCAGGTGCTGGAGTCGCTGGAGGAATACCGGGTCGACATCGCCGCCTCGTCGCAGCTGCTTGAAGATTCCCGGTTGATTCGCCGGGTGCTCGGCAGCGATCCGCTGGTGCTGGCGGTGCATCGCAATCATCCGCTGGCCGCCCTCGATCACGTACCCTTGAACGCGCTTGCCGGGCACACCCTGTTGATGCGCGAGCCGGGTTCCACCACCCGGCGCCTGACCGAAGAGTTGCTTGGCAGCGCCCGGGTCAATTTTGGCCCGCTGCTGGAGATCGGCAGCCGCGAATCGATCCGCGAGGCGGTGCTGCGCAATATCGGCATCAGCATCATCGCCCGCCAGGAAGTACCCCACGATCCGCAGTTGCGGGTGCTGACCATCGAGAACGCGCCACAGATCGCCGAGTACCTCTACTGCCTCAAGGAGCGCAAGGGCGCACGCCTGCCCGCGGCGTTCCTCGGCCTGGCCCAGGAAATGGCGCCGGCCTGA
- a CDS encoding heavy metal translocating P-type ATPase — protein MSDSLHTPSKSGAGSRHAGHDHDHDHDHDHDHDHGHSHSHSHSHSHSHSHSHGAKLRAVEKHDHASHGGSCCSSQAVPSLVKLGTASSANARLSSFRIDAMDCPTEQTLIQNKLGKLAGVQQLEFNLINRVLGVTHDLPDTAPIIAAIKSLGMEAEPIGQDGEATAPAAPAKKHWWPLALSGVAALAAEVIHFTSAAPTWVVAVVALVSILSGGLGTYKKGWIALKNRNLNINALMSIAVTGAVLIGQWPEAAMVMFLFTVAELIEAKSLDRARNAISGLMQMTPEKVTMQEADGTWREREAKSVELGALVRVRPGERVGLDGEVTAGSSTIDQAPITGESLPVEKTVGDKVFAGTINQAGSLEYKVTAVAGNSTLARIIHAVEQAQGARAPTQRFVDSFSRIYTPAVFAFALAVAVIPPLFMGAAWFDWIYRALVLLVVACPCALVISTPVTIVSGLAAAARKGILIKGGVYLEGGHKLDYLALDKTGTITHGKPVQTDFLSLDPLADDTAPAIAASLAARSDHPVSLAIANAAVDKQLDLHLVDNFEALAGRGVRGEINGQLYHLGNHRLVEDLGLCSPALEEKLFALEKQGKTVVLLLDSAGPLALFAVADTVKESSREAIQQLHELGIKTLMLTGDNPHTAEAIASQVGIDQARGDLLPTDKLQAIEDLYTQGHRVGMVGDGINDAPALARAEIGFAMAAAGTDTAIETADVALMDDDLRKIPAFVRLSRATSSVLVQNITLALVIKAIFLGVTFAGLATMWMAVFADMGVSLLVVFNGLRLLRK, from the coding sequence ATGAGCGATTCCCTGCACACCCCTAGCAAATCCGGCGCTGGCTCCCGGCATGCTGGCCACGATCACGATCACGATCACGATCACGATCACGATCACGATCATGGCCACAGCCACAGCCACAGCCACAGCCACAGCCACAGCCACAGCCACAGCCACGGCGCGAAGCTGCGGGCCGTCGAGAAACACGACCATGCCAGTCACGGCGGCTCCTGCTGTTCATCCCAGGCCGTACCTTCGCTGGTCAAGCTCGGCACGGCGTCGAGCGCCAATGCGCGCCTGAGCAGCTTCCGCATCGACGCCATGGACTGCCCCACCGAGCAGACGCTGATCCAGAACAAGCTGGGTAAGCTGGCGGGCGTGCAGCAGCTGGAGTTCAACCTGATCAACCGAGTGCTGGGCGTGACCCACGACCTGCCGGATACCGCGCCGATCATCGCCGCGATCAAATCCCTGGGCATGGAGGCCGAACCCATCGGCCAGGACGGTGAAGCGACCGCCCCAGCCGCACCGGCCAAGAAACACTGGTGGCCGCTGGCGCTCTCCGGCGTCGCGGCGCTGGCTGCCGAGGTGATCCATTTCACCAGTGCCGCGCCGACCTGGGTGGTGGCGGTAGTCGCCCTGGTGTCGATCCTCAGTGGCGGCCTGGGCACCTACAAGAAGGGCTGGATCGCCCTGAAGAACCGCAACCTGAACATCAACGCCCTGATGAGCATCGCCGTGACTGGCGCGGTGCTGATCGGCCAGTGGCCGGAAGCGGCGATGGTGATGTTCCTGTTCACCGTGGCCGAGTTGATCGAGGCCAAGTCCCTGGACCGGGCGCGCAATGCCATCAGCGGCCTGATGCAGATGACCCCGGAAAAAGTCACGATGCAGGAGGCGGATGGCACCTGGCGGGAACGGGAAGCCAAAAGCGTCGAACTCGGGGCATTGGTGCGGGTGCGTCCTGGCGAGCGCGTCGGCCTGGACGGGGAAGTCACCGCGGGCAGTTCGACCATCGACCAGGCGCCGATCACCGGTGAAAGCCTGCCGGTGGAGAAGACCGTGGGCGACAAGGTCTTCGCCGGCACCATCAACCAGGCCGGCTCGCTGGAGTACAAGGTGACCGCGGTGGCCGGCAACTCGACCCTGGCGCGGATCATCCATGCCGTGGAACAGGCCCAGGGTGCGCGTGCGCCGACCCAGCGCTTCGTCGACAGCTTCTCGCGAATCTATACGCCTGCCGTCTTCGCTTTCGCCCTGGCCGTGGCGGTGATTCCGCCGCTGTTCATGGGCGCGGCCTGGTTCGACTGGATCTACCGCGCCCTGGTACTGCTGGTGGTGGCCTGCCCTTGTGCCCTGGTGATCTCGACCCCGGTGACCATTGTCAGCGGCCTGGCCGCGGCGGCGCGCAAAGGCATCCTGATCAAGGGCGGGGTGTACCTGGAGGGCGGTCACAAGCTCGACTACCTGGCCCTGGACAAGACCGGCACCATCACCCACGGCAAGCCGGTGCAGACCGATTTCCTGTCCCTCGACCCGCTGGCGGACGATACCGCCCCGGCCATTGCTGCGAGCCTGGCGGCCCGTTCCGACCACCCGGTTTCCCTGGCCATCGCCAACGCGGCTGTGGATAAGCAACTGGACCTGCACCTTGTGGATAACTTCGAGGCCCTGGCCGGTCGCGGGGTCCGCGGCGAAATCAACGGCCAGCTCTACCACTTGGGCAACCACCGTCTGGTGGAGGACCTGGGGCTGTGTTCGCCGGCCCTGGAAGAGAAGCTGTTCGCCCTGGAGAAGCAGGGCAAGACTGTGGTGCTGCTGCTCGACAGCGCCGGCCCCCTGGCCCTGTTCGCCGTGGCGGACACGGTCAAGGAATCCAGTCGGGAAGCGATCCAGCAGTTGCACGAGCTGGGGATCAAGACCCTGATGCTCACTGGCGACAACCCGCACACCGCCGAGGCCATCGCGTCCCAGGTGGGGATCGACCAGGCCCGTGGCGACCTGCTGCCTACCGACAAGCTGCAAGCCATCGAAGACCTCTATACCCAGGGGCATCGGGTCGGCATGGTCGGCGACGGCATCAACGACGCCCCGGCCCTGGCTCGCGCGGAGATTGGCTTCGCCATGGCCGCGGCAGGCACCGATACTGCCATCGAAACCGCCGATGTCGCCCTGATGGACGACGATTTGCGCAAGATTCCGGCGTTTGTCCGCCTGTCGCGCGCTACCTCGAGCGTCCTCGTGCAAAATATCACCCTGGCCCTGGTCATCAAGGCAATCTTTCTTGGGGTAACCTTTGCCGGGTTGGCCACCATGTGGATGGCCGTGTTCGCCGATATGGGCGTCAGCCTGTTGGTGGTCTTCAACGGTTTGCGCCTGCTGCGCAAATAG
- the cadR gene encoding Cd(II)/Pb(II)-responsive transcriptional regulator: protein MKIGELAKLTDCQVETIRYYEREGLLPEPARSEGNYRLYTQAHTERLTFIRNCRSLDMTLEEIRSLLNLRDSPQDQCQSVNALIDEHIHHVKARIDGLLALQTQLLDLRQRCGEGPGLDQCGILQRLEVSGSVAPSEVENSHVGRSHGH from the coding sequence ATGAAAATTGGCGAGCTGGCGAAACTGACCGACTGTCAGGTCGAAACCATCCGTTACTACGAGCGCGAAGGCCTGCTGCCGGAACCGGCCCGCAGCGAGGGCAATTACCGCCTGTACACCCAGGCCCATACCGAGCGCCTGACCTTCATCCGCAACTGCCGCAGCCTGGACATGACCCTCGAGGAAATCCGCAGCCTGCTGAACCTGCGCGACAGCCCGCAGGACCAGTGCCAGAGCGTGAATGCGCTGATCGACGAGCATATCCACCACGTCAAGGCGCGGATCGACGGCCTGCTGGCCTTGCAGACACAGTTGCTCGACCTGCGCCAACGTTGCGGCGAAGGACCGGGCCTGGATCAATGCGGGATTTTGCAGCGCCTGGAGGTCAGCGGCTCGGTGGCGCCCAGCGAGGTCGAGAATTCACACGTGGGCCGCAGTCACGGCCACTAG
- a CDS encoding thymidylate synthase, which yields MKQYLDLVAHVIKNGTKQANRTGVNTISFPGAMLRYDLKDGFPAITTRKMAFKSAIGEMCGFLRGVNNAAEFRALGCKVWDQNANENAQWLANPFRQGEDDLGEIYGVQWRKWPAYKQIPLSNPAAIEQTLGQGYRQIAEGEENGQAYVVLYKAIDQVRQCVDTIIKDPGSRRILFHGWNCAQLDEMALPPCHLLYQFHPNVETREISLTLYIRSNDLGLGTPFNLTEGAALLSLIGRLTGYTPRWFTYFIGDAHVYENHLDMLNEQLKREPFPMPKLVISDRVPEFAKTGVYEPQWLEKVEPSDFSLEGYQHHAPMTAPMAV from the coding sequence ATGAAGCAATATCTCGATCTGGTCGCCCACGTCATCAAGAACGGCACCAAGCAGGCCAACCGTACGGGTGTGAACACCATCAGTTTCCCCGGCGCGATGCTGCGTTATGACTTGAAGGACGGCTTTCCCGCGATCACCACCCGCAAGATGGCGTTCAAGTCGGCCATCGGCGAGATGTGCGGTTTCCTGCGTGGGGTGAACAACGCCGCCGAGTTCCGCGCCCTGGGCTGCAAGGTCTGGGACCAGAACGCCAACGAAAATGCCCAGTGGCTGGCCAACCCGTTCCGCCAGGGCGAGGACGACCTGGGTGAGATCTATGGCGTGCAATGGCGTAAATGGCCGGCTTACAAGCAGATCCCCCTGAGCAACCCGGCTGCCATCGAGCAGACCCTGGGCCAGGGCTACCGGCAGATCGCCGAAGGCGAGGAAAACGGCCAGGCCTACGTGGTGCTGTACAAGGCCATCGACCAGGTGCGCCAGTGCGTGGACACCATCATCAAGGACCCGGGCAGCCGGCGTATCCTGTTCCACGGCTGGAACTGCGCCCAGCTGGACGAAATGGCCCTGCCGCCGTGCCATCTGCTGTACCAGTTCCACCCGAATGTCGAGACCCGGGAAATTTCCCTGACCCTCTACATCCGCTCCAACGACCTGGGCCTGGGCACGCCGTTCAACCTCACCGAGGGCGCTGCGCTGCTGAGCCTGATCGGCCGCCTGACCGGCTACACCCCGCGCTGGTTCACCTATTTCATCGGCGATGCCCACGTCTACGAAAACCACCTGGACATGCTCAACGAACAGCTCAAGCGCGAGCCGTTCCCGATGCCGAAACTGGTGATTTCCGATCGCGTGCCGGAGTTTGCCAAGACGGGTGTGTACGAGCCGCAATGGCTGGAAAAGGTCGAACCGAGCGATTTCTCGCTGGAAGGCTACCAGCACCACGCGCCGATGACCGCGCCGATGGCGGTCTGA
- the lgt gene encoding prolipoprotein diacylglyceryl transferase — protein MLPYPQIDPVALAIGPLKIHWYGLMYLIGIGGAWLLASRRLNRFDPTWTKEKLSDMVFWMSMGVIVGGRLGYVLFYDLSAYLANPMLIFEVWKGGMSFHGGFIGVMLAALWFGKRNNKSFFQLMDFVAPMVPIGLGAGRIGNFINAELWGKPTDLPWAMVFPPFSDPAQLARHPSQLYQFALEGVALFLILWLYSRKPRPTMAVSGMFALFYGIFRFIVEFVRVPDAQLGYLAWNWLTMGQVLCVPMIVGGLFLIWLAYHRAPAAPTAKDAAL, from the coding sequence ATGCTGCCTTACCCGCAGATCGACCCGGTGGCCCTGGCCATCGGTCCGCTGAAAATTCACTGGTACGGCCTGATGTACCTGATCGGCATCGGTGGCGCCTGGCTGCTGGCGTCGCGCCGGTTGAACCGCTTCGACCCCACCTGGACCAAGGAGAAGCTCTCCGACATGGTGTTCTGGATGTCGATGGGGGTCATTGTCGGCGGGCGCCTGGGTTATGTGCTGTTCTACGACCTGAGCGCCTACCTGGCCAACCCGATGCTGATTTTCGAAGTGTGGAAGGGCGGCATGTCGTTCCACGGCGGCTTCATCGGGGTGATGCTGGCGGCCCTGTGGTTCGGCAAGCGCAACAACAAGTCGTTCTTCCAGCTGATGGATTTCGTCGCACCGATGGTGCCGATCGGCCTGGGTGCGGGGCGCATCGGCAACTTCATCAACGCCGAGCTGTGGGGCAAACCGACCGACCTGCCCTGGGCGATGGTCTTCCCGCCGTTCAGCGACCCGGCCCAGCTGGCGCGTCATCCTTCGCAGCTGTATCAGTTCGCCCTGGAAGGCGTGGCGCTGTTCCTCATCCTCTGGCTGTACTCACGCAAACCGCGCCCGACCATGGCGGTTTCCGGGATGTTCGCCCTGTTTTACGGTATTTTCCGCTTTATCGTCGAGTTCGTCCGGGTGCCGGACGCGCAGCTGGGCTATCTGGCGTGGAATTGGCTGACCATGGGCCAGGTGCTGTGCGTGCCGATGATCGTCGGCGGCCTGTTCCTGATCTGGCTGGCCTACCACCGCGCTCCGGCGGCCCCGACGGCAAAAGACGCCGCGCTCTAA
- a CDS encoding sulfite exporter TauE/SafE family protein — translation MEFLLYLLLGACAGILAGLFGVGGGIIIVPVLVFSFTLQGFDPSILTHLAVGTSLATIIFTSINAVREHQRKGAVRWPIFAWMTVGILLGAGAGALTAEAISGPNLQKIIGVFAVLVALQMALDLRPKASREVPGKFGLTLAGSVIGWASAIFGIGGGSLTVPFLTWRSVPMQQAVATSSACGLPIAVASAISFMILGWHDPLLPAHSLGFVYLPALLGVALTSMVFARFGARLAHRLSPRLLKRLFAALLFVVGLTFLL, via the coding sequence ATGGAATTTCTGCTCTATCTGCTGCTGGGCGCCTGCGCGGGCATATTGGCCGGCCTGTTCGGCGTGGGTGGCGGCATCATCATCGTTCCCGTGCTGGTGTTCAGCTTCACCCTGCAAGGTTTCGATCCGTCGATATTGACCCATCTGGCGGTCGGTACGTCGTTGGCGACCATCATCTTCACCTCGATCAACGCGGTTCGCGAGCACCAGCGCAAGGGCGCGGTGCGCTGGCCGATCTTCGCCTGGATGACCGTGGGCATCCTGCTCGGCGCGGGGGCCGGGGCCCTGACGGCCGAGGCCATCTCCGGGCCGAACCTGCAGAAAATCATCGGGGTCTTCGCCGTGCTGGTCGCCCTGCAGATGGCCCTGGACTTGCGGCCCAAGGCCAGCCGTGAGGTTCCCGGCAAGTTCGGGCTGACCCTGGCCGGCAGCGTGATCGGCTGGGCTTCGGCGATTTTCGGCATCGGCGGCGGCTCGCTGACGGTGCCGTTCCTGACTTGGCGCAGCGTGCCGATGCAGCAGGCGGTGGCGACCTCCTCGGCCTGCGGTTTGCCGATCGCCGTGGCCAGTGCGATAAGTTTCATGATTCTGGGCTGGCATGATCCGCTGCTGCCGGCTCATAGTCTGGGTTTTGTGTATTTGCCGGCACTGCTGGGGGTCGCCCTGACCAGCATGGTCTTTGCCCGCTTCGGCGCACGCCTGGCCCATCGGCTGTCGCCGCGCCTGTTGAAGCGGTTGTTCGCGGCCCTGCTGTTTGTGGTGGGCCTGACGTTCCTGCTCTGA
- a CDS encoding NRDE family protein, translated as MCLIVFAWRPGHAQPLIVAANRDEFYARPSLPLAQWPEAPDIYAGRDLEAGGTWLGVGADGRFAALTNIRNPHQPPARRSRGELVARFLSAKMPLDDYLTDVVGRSPEYAGFNLLLGTRDQLWHYNAQEPEPKRLGSGIYGLSNAGLDTPWPKLLKARAALQEVLHAPQPQALLALLGDAQTAPFADLPDTGVGLATESLLSSIFIASPSYGTRASTALIVQADGSRHLVERSFGPYGGHLGEVELRV; from the coding sequence ATGTGCTTGATCGTATTCGCCTGGCGGCCGGGCCATGCCCAGCCCCTGATCGTCGCGGCCAACCGTGACGAGTTCTACGCCCGCCCCAGCCTGCCGCTGGCGCAATGGCCCGAAGCTCCCGATATCTACGCCGGTCGCGACCTGGAAGCCGGCGGCACCTGGCTCGGCGTGGGCGCCGACGGACGCTTCGCCGCCCTGACCAATATCCGCAACCCCCACCAACCTCCCGCCCGGCGTTCCCGGGGCGAACTGGTGGCGCGTTTTCTCAGCGCGAAGATGCCGCTGGACGACTATTTGACCGACGTTGTCGGCCGATCGCCGGAATATGCCGGCTTCAACCTGTTGCTGGGCACCCGCGATCAGCTCTGGCACTACAACGCCCAGGAACCTGAGCCAAAACGGTTGGGCAGCGGTATCTATGGCCTGTCGAACGCCGGCCTCGACACACCCTGGCCCAAGCTGCTCAAGGCCCGGGCCGCCTTGCAGGAAGTGCTGCACGCCCCGCAGCCCCAGGCCCTGCTGGCGCTGTTGGGCGACGCGCAGACCGCGCCCTTCGCCGACCTTCCCGACACCGGCGTCGGCCTGGCCACCGAAAGCCTGCTGTCGAGCATCTTCATCGCCAGCCCCAGCTACGGCACACGGGCGAGCACCGCGCTGATCGTCCAGGCCGATGGTTCGCGGCATCTGGTCGAGCGCAGTTTCGGGCCTTACGGCGGGCATCTGGGCGAGGTGGAACTGAGGGTATAG